A genome region from Plasmodium vivax chromosome 11, whole genome shotgun sequence includes the following:
- a CDS encoding SNF2 family N-terminal domain containing protein (encoded by transcript PVX_114340A), with protein MRIRKTWCTLCRENFEDGDECIQCKQCKKKFHRECLQAEGLIDNEILKDIKNYLCYQCMNEDDDIPENEDRCKICREKSSNLILLLCDGCPNSYHVTCLGLQAEPESEKWFCPVCKPEEHKNLDVRRMRKGFAIDNMNGEHVNSSTCYVCQRPGKLLGCDFCPNSFHPTCLPDLDFDNISDQWECPCCKNEDPLLNQGHKRWTKNEIQEIMKKRQRELSFWRSKIIKYRNRFLLAHRKDLQPFVNPRVFANLTKTFKNDFYNSRSSHTNAYSSGGRKGGKHNDSDRNYHHGSNSRKDVDMDSKEFDEYISSLEDEANENACKFIESVFLSVYYPNGRKIERRPLVDNVQLKPHQEDGVEWLLKSFLTGGAILADEMGLGKTIQTLCFLSYLKCNKIDGPHLIVVPLSTVGNWLREIHRFTPHLTCIKICGSKNERTHAKEDRLAEKGLYDLYVTTYETVKNEEEFFVETIPKWQCIVLDEAHRIKNQSGAIRHSMDRVVGNMRLLLTGTPLQNNSAELFTLINFMFPDIFKNSEIIEQAFMNASQQSTAAGSSHSGSASNHQKSSTNMKNKNNKEDKNSQNGNAAGSGSKLNVNIGNIDLKSAIKEEDLKSIRCLLDKIMLRRLKEQAITLPRKIFHDVWLPLGTLSAHWYKRLLDIRSMVEEKVSVKKLLGLVIKMRIICGHPKGIVSRPSQMEKLFAFFEEESEEVKEQVKNDALKLKHISGEEHIESSSKLIFIDKLLCQLHYENCKYVKNYSSSFDKHKKEVAAYRYHKIQEQNNAQKKKREHSGKFKKIEALESSPLFIEILNQGKFDLKPTSENEDMLKGFMHTVAIDNECPYKKKRCIYDKVRDFIKNSAANGGGKSIVRRAKILKHDNHSYDLSDYNYRGSSGQGGANGKSAYDENNLSNEDPEEEEEEEEDEEEVRKNCKSDSGGDDPEEDDDDEDEEQDNDEDEEQEEHQPQQAKQQSQGEEDEEEEENEEDQDNDEDDQENDEEEQDNDEDDDKSGKNKDSHKGNTKESTNTLFDSNEEVEEEEDSDEEKDEAEESERDEDKAEVKHELSGEPNGDANDGANDKAQNIVTLGKNCKMMNIKEFFKTQKKDSSSSLDKSNEQSTKVSDKGDSRRAELEDAKKEEEEDEEAGGENSCSNSKTESEEKSKRTDALTQKKEEGPDQQNATEFQADGEISPKDNNPSSRSANEGKEDNGTEDKPNKGEIKMHKVLIFTQFQLVLDELEEYCKYRCWKYMRLDGSTNKLIRELDIREFNLSDSIYFIYLISTRAGGLGINLTAANHVIMYDEDWNPFIDLQAIDRAHRIGQKREVNVWKLMTEWTVEERMAFRREQKLKLDKLVVQTQDDEDMLDNFEEKLSSDEIRKLMLHGKAAIQNMNVENTNNFPLEFFIERGRRKLPIINGVDLEKEEKTTIEQEVNNNNNGGETGDGNICIQKGRGGGNGEDSEVDDDDGADNDDEENGIDIDEVMMDEAEELEMGLNTANNMNDNSPLYGEGNDQVYVTGGGSKSKGGLLKDGNAAGSGSGAGGHLTSQYSSTNLNGTTGGGNAAGGTGGSDTTLWRSVRERKKPQNMYTPEYWGRKQEVKQIKHEYRCFICNNTKNYKAVVKDRNNNDIEIDYGDMINCFRCPKTYHKLCEGIKDENVKKTWTCSWHECCLCFRKSSQCGNLLIHCATCPTSFCYNCFPPDYVRYYVGEEYYHNLRQRGVNFTPQNWVCFLCSKCKAVEEQKKRRKMTKEERENEKQLQKELRSQLHDSKQEELEAKKRKRAQQMERDKFIIENRKRIDALDQKYESQLRSAYENLFPVNFVKELINRIEHAKVLKQKGIEDDNKETNKKKSTTFLHTKLPHKLLVLCENCKLPCHANYKYPGQCCYPLELDKSYFYANSSFNQSAHNKDAPPSGCSTSEKRMALSGKDPSSPFSSEFKEKAEHNNDEKEASNNAAAKEENENEENAEKGNLFLPSGVSPPMTSSSNKEDSKKGYDFHGTNSFTFKGAKSVATSGEEDTTGRYDKHGGGAAQGNSSENTLSRKMIKFEADQKQQQDFTHSTCFEKAESKDNEEDEENAPEKKLGSISSRRGILSGEHFNTEDKFNQGSSENVKLMMSTMLSSDNNGSDVKGENNPLSGGTPNNNIDTNSKGKTRRFLRAVCSKCGTVQLGKLAHFRKHCDKLTDEEKQEYEDKREKLKQLIELLSKKKIQDEHTEEEYKNMSIFKFKSLYSHFQDKADDILEDCIREMKWDVLISSKKKVPRKEKESKRGNHSSGLGIFSPLGKMDDEKNEDNPNSGGSTMSKSNLTHLLYSQPLIINSDGSDTKDIIEIKSDITDEMKERINDEISSITGKRKKCVKNTIKKIKKKKMNDNGNADESANVSNAQNENANNLKKLNYLINPFHEKLIKDIHNANFIRDSFNDDFLLKAKEFLRVTKKKLINNSFVECGAAGAGGPTDVDLLNCVDKGRKLNQNDLEKSIIQNYLNKMKSSLKNSTYLEKAIPGENLVADVAYAKSRINSNTNATHENKINFNPELYKNIFEKNTKYCMFTNKGSTTSTTPSPNIKEMAASSLSHPMKGLEKAEEFSRHHLPNSGSSSSSNFASINDFNVDIFNIDKNIKCEDIEKKLLNLCANTNLMKKKMMQTDRHEPNPERSASLNMDSRTNFHFKKNEQPPFQRVTSCAVDGNVDYDIKKITSSSEVCGNNKVQEYILYRRKKPSNSSSASGEKSSAGNSKGGAMGTASAKGPGNAKSPGMVKSASNSKSPGMVKSASNSKSPGMVKSASNSKSPGMVKSASNSKSPGNVRSPGNSRSPGNAKSPSNTRSPSNTKSSGNAKSTGNTKSSGNTKSSGNTKASGNSKSPSNSRSTANVKNASSTTTNNSDDRSSQSNNADKAHDEYMASRNNPSKTLPQGNTNKMNTISSENILQHLKLDDVKNFIMSAERNKNDKLPPEVN; from the coding sequence ggagggagaaaaggagggaaaCACAACGACTCGGATAGGAACTACCATCACGGGAGTAACTCCAGGAAGGATGTAGATATGGATTCGAAAGAATTCGACGAATATATTTCATCCCTTGAAGATGAAGCGAATGAAAATGCTTGCAAATTTATCGAGTCTGTATTTTTAAGTGTATACTACCCGAATGGACGGAAAATCGAGCGCCGACCACTGGTGGATAATGTACAGTTAAAACCGCATCAGGAGGACGGTGTCGAATGGTTATTAAAATCGTTCCTCACAGGAGGAGCTATCCTAGCGGACGAAATGGGACTAGGAAAAACCATACAAACTTTGTGTTTTCTGTcctatttaaaatgtaacaaaatCGATGGTCCCCATTTGATCGTCGTGCCGTTATCCACTGTTGGCAATTGGCTCCGGGAGATTCACAGATTTACTCCCCATCTTACGTGCATCAAAATATGCGGttcgaaaaatgaaagaacgCATGCGAAGGAGGATCGACTAGCCGAGAAGGGGCTCTACGACTTGTACGTAACCACCTACGAAACggtaaaaaatgaggaggagtTCTTCGTGGAAACCATTCCCAAGTGGCAATGCATAGTTCTGGATGAAGCCCACAGAATAAAAAACCAAAGTGGGGCCATCCGACACTCGATGGATAGAGTCGTCGGGAACATGCGATTGTTGCTCACGGGGACTCCACTGCAGAACAATTCAGCGGAGCTATTTACCCTCATCAATTTTATGTTCCcagatatatttaaaaattcagaAATTATCGAGCAGGCCTTCATGAATGCATCTCAGCAGAGCACCGCCGCGGGCAGCAGTCACAGCGGCAGTGCCAGCAACCATCAAAAGAGTAGCACCAAcatgaagaataaaaataataaggaggataaaaatagccaaaatgggaacgcAGCAGGGAGTGGATCCAAGCTTAACGTCAACATAGGAAATATCGACCTTAAGTCGGCCATCAAGGAGGAGGATCTAAAATCCATACGGTGTCTTTTAGACAAAATTATGCTCAGAAGGTTAAAGGAACAGGCTATTACCCTACCGAGAAAGATCTTCCACGATGTGTGGTTACCCTTGGGGACACTGTCTGCTCACTGGTATAAGAGGCTGCTGGACATTCGATCCATGGTGGAGGAAAAAGTGAGCGTCAAGAAGCTACTTGGGCTGGtgataaaaatgagaatCATTTGTGGCCACCCCAAAGGAATCGTCAGTCGACCctcccaaatggaaaagctttttgcatttttcgaaGAAGAGAGTGAAGAAGTAAAAGAGcaagtaaaaaatgatgcgTTAAAGTTGAAGCACATCTCTGGAGAGGAACACATCGAGTCCTCCTCCAAGCTTATCTTCATCGACAAGCTATTGTGCCAACTGCATTATGAAAACTGTAAATATGTGAAGAACTACTCCTCCAGTTTTGACAAGCACAAGAAGGAAGTGGCTGCCTACAGGTACCACAAAATTCAGGAGCAAAATAATGCccagaagaaaaagagggaacATTCTGGGAAGTTTAAAAAGATAGAAGCGTTGGAAAGTAGCCCCCTATTTATTGAAATTCTGAATCAAGGCAAATTTGATTTGAAACCCACCTCCGAAAATGAAGATATGCTTAAAGGCTTCATGCACACCGTGGCCATTGATAATGAATGCccctataaaaaaaaaagatgcatCTACGATAAGGTCAGAgattttatcaaaaatagTGCCGCCAATGGGGGTGGGAAATCCATTGTAAGGAGggccaaaattttgaagcacGACAATCACTCGTATGACCTGTCTGACTACAACTACCGGGGGAGTTCTGGCCAGGGGGGTGCAAACGGGAAAAGCGCCTATGATGAGAATAATCTGTCCAATGAGGACcccgaggaggaggaagaggaggaagaagacgaggaggaggttcgaaaaaattgcaaaagcGACAGCGGGGGGGACGACCCCGAGGaggatgacgacgatgaggATGAGGAGCAAGATAACGACGAGGATgaggagcaggaggagcaCCAGCCGCAGCAAGCCAAGCAGCAGTcccagggggaagaggacgaagaggaggaggagaacgaGGAGGACCAGGACAATGACGAAGATGATCAAGAgaacgacgaggaggagcaggACAACGACGAGGATGATGATAAGAGCGGCAAGAATAAGGACAGCCATAAGGGGAACACAAAGGAAAGCACCAACACCCTGTTCGATAGCAACGAGGAGgttgaagaggaggaagactcCGACGAGGAGAAggacgaagcggaggagTCCGAGCGCGATGAGGACAAAGCGGAGGTGAAGCACGAGCTGAGTGGCGAGCCGAATGGAGATGCAAATGACGGCGCGAATGATAAAGCCCAAAACATCGTCACCCTCGGGAAGAActgcaaaatgatgaacaTCAAGGAGTTCTTTAAAACGCAGAAGAAGGACTCCTCCAGCAGCTTGGACAAGTCCAACGAGCAGTCCACGAAGGTGTCCGATAAGGGCGATTCGAGGAGGGCCGAGTTGGAGGAcgcgaaaaaggaggaagaagaggacgaagaggcggggggagaaaattcCTGCTCGAACAGCAAAACGGAAAGCGAGGAGAAGTCCAAACGCACAGATGCACTGACccagaagaaggaggaagggCCAGACCAACAAAACGCAACAGAATTTCAGGCAGATGGAGAGATCAGCCCAAAGGATAATAACCCCAGCAGCAGATCAGCCAATGAGGGGAAGGAGGACAATGGAACGGAGGACAAGCCCAACAAAGGAGAAATCAAAATGCACAAGGTGCTAATCTTTACCCAATTCCAGTTGGTCCTAGACGAGCTGGAAGAATATTGCAAATACAGGTGCTGGAAGTATATGCGGTTGGACGGGTCGACGAACAAACTGATTAGAGAATTGGACATTCGGGAGTTTAACCTAAGTGATAGCATTTACTTTATTTACCTAATTAGCACCAGGGCAGGAGGACTGGGAATCAATTTAACGGCAGCCAACCATGTAATTATGTATGATGAAGATTGGAACCCCTTTATCGATTTGCAGGCCATCGATAGAGCCCACCGTATCGGCCAGAAGAGGGAAGTCAACGTGTGGAAGCTCATGACGGAGTGGACTGTAGAGGAAAGAATGGCCTTTAGAAGAGagcaaaaattaaagctAGATAAACTTGTAGTTCAAACGCAGGATGATGAAGATATGCTTGACAACTTTGAGGAGAAACTCTCCTCAGATGAGATTAGGAAGCTAATGTTGCATGGGAAGGCAGCCATACAGAATATGAACGTAGAAAACACGAACAATTTTCCCCTCGAATTTTTCAttgaaaggggaagaagaaagctGCCCATTATCAACGGGGTAGACttagaaaaggaggaaaaaactaCCATAGAACAAGaggtaaataataataacaatgGGGGAGAAACGGGAGATGGAAATATTTGCATTCAGAAGGGAAGGGGTGGTGGAAATGGGGAAGACAGCGAGGTGGATGATGACGATGGAGCTGATAacgatgatgaggaaaaCGGAATAGACATAGATGAAGTGATGATGGATGAAGCGGAAGAACTCGAAATGGGACTCAACACTGCTAACAATATGAATGATAATAGTCCCCTCTACGGAGAAGGAAACGACCAGGTGTACGTCACAGGTGGGGGCTCCAAATCGAAGGGAGGTCTTCTAAAAGATGGCAACGCTGCAGGGAGTGGAAGCGGAGCGGGAGGGCATCTCACTTCGCAGTACAGCTCGACCAACCTAAATGGCACTACCGGTGGTGGCAATGCCGCAGGAGGGACTGGAGGTTCGGATACTACCCTGTGGAGATCCGtaagggagaggaagaagccacaaaatatgtacacaccAGAGTACTGGGGAAGAAAACAAGAGGTGAAACAAATCAAGCACGAGTACCGATGCTTCATTTGTAATAATACGAAAAATTACAAAGCGGTGGTGAAGGACCGAAATAATAACGACATTGAAATTGACTACGGAGATATGATCAACTGCTTTCGATGCCCCAAAACGTATCATAAGTTATGTGAAGGTATTAAGgatgaaaatgtgaagaagacTTGGACTTGCAGCTGGCATGAGTGCTGCCTCTGTTTTAGGAAATCATCCCAATGTGGTAATTTACTAATCCATTGTGCTACGTGTCCTACTAGCTTTTGCTATAATTGCTTCCCCCCAGATTATGTACGCTACTACGTTGGCGAGGAGTATTATCACAATTTACGCCAGAGGGGAGTGAACTTCACGCCGCAAAACTGGGTGTGCTTCCTATGTTCCAAGTGTAAGGCGGTGgaggagcagaagaagagaaggaaGATGACCAAGGAGGAGAGAGAAAACGAGAAGCAACTACAGAAGGAGTTGAGAAGCCAACTGCATGATAGCAAACAGGAAGAGTTAGAAGCCAAGAAGAGAAAGAGAGCACAACAAATGGAGAGAGACAAATTCATCAtagaaaatagaaaaagaattGATGCTTTAGATCAGAAATATGAGTCGCAACTCAGAAGTGCgtatgaaaatttattccccgtcaattttgtgaaagaaTTAATCAACCGAATAGAACATGCCAAAGTGCTCAAGCAGAAGGGGATAGAAGATGACAACAAGGAAACGAATAAGAAAAAGTCcaccacatttttgcataccAAATTGCCTCACAAGCTTCTCGTCCTTTGTGAAAACTGCAAACTGCCTTGTCATGCCAATTATAAGTACCCAGGGCAGTGTTGTTACCCTTTGGAGTTGGacaaatcatatttttacgcAAATTCGTCGTTTAACCAGTCCGCCCATAATAAGGATGCCCCCCCTTCTGGGTGTAGCACTTCTGAGAAGAGAATGGCTCTTAGTGGTAAGGACCCCTCGTCTCCCTTTTCTTCCGAATTTAAGGAGAAAGCGGAACATAACAATGACGAAAAGGAGGCGTCCAACAACGCTGCGGCGAAGGAGGAGAATGAGAATGAGGAAAACGCAGAGAAGGGAAACCTATTCTTACCATCTGGAGTGTCCCCCCCCATGACGAGTAGCTCAAATAAGGAGGACAGCAAGAAAGGCTACGATTTTCATGGTACCAATTCGTTCACTTTTAAGGGAGCCAAAAGTGTAGCCACCAGCGGAGAGGAAGACACCACTGGAAGGTATGACAAACATGGAGGTGGCGCCGCCCAGGGGAATTCCAGCGAAAACACGCTGAGCAGAAAGATGATCAAATTTGAAGCGGATCAGAAGCAGCAACAAGATTTTACCCACAGCACCTGTTTTGAGAAGGCCGAAAGTAAGGACAATGAGGAGGACGAGGAGAACGCCCCCGAGAAGAAGCTAGGCAGTATTAGCAGCAGGAGAGGCATCCTATCAGGGGAACATTTCAACACGGAGGACAAATTCAACCAGGGGTCCAGTGAAAATGTAAAGCTAATGATGAGCACCATGCTGTCTTCGGACAACAATGGCAGCGatgtgaagggggagaatAACCCGCTAAGTGGGGGCACGCCAAATAATAATATCGACACCAATTCGAAGGGAAAGACAAGGCGGTTTTTGCGAGCCGTATGTTCCAAGTGTGGTACAGTACAGTTGGGAAAGTTGGCTCACTTTAGAAAGCACTGCGATAAGTTAACGGACGAAGAGAAACAAGAATATGAAGATAAAAGAGAAAAGCTAAAGCAACTTATCGAACTGCTTAGTAAGAAAAAGATACAGGATGAACACACAGAGGAggagtataaaaatatgtccatttttaaattcaaaaGTTTGTATAGCCACTTCCAAGATAAGGCGGACGACATTCTGGAGGACTGCATCCGGGAGATGAAGTGGGACGTGTTAATATCTTCCAAGAAAAAGGTCCccaggaaggagaaggaatCCAAACGAGGCAACCATAGTAGCGGCCTCGGTATTTTTAGCCCCTTAGGCAAAATGGATGATGAGAAGAATGAGGACAATCCCAACAGTGGAGGCAGCACCATGTCGAAATCAAACCTCACCCATTTGCTCTACAGCCAGCCGCTGATCATCAACTCGGACGGCTCCGACACGAAGGATATcattgaaataaaaagtgaCATAACGGACGAGATGAAGGAAAGAATAAACGACGAAATATCCTCCATCAccgggaagaggaaaaaatgtgtaaaaaataccatcaagaagataaagaaaaaaaaaatgaatgacaACGGAAACGCAGACGAATCAGCCAACGTAAGTAacgcacaaaatgaaaatgcaaataatttaaaaaaactaaattATCTAATAAATCCATTtcatgaaaaattaattaaagaTATTCACAATGCCAATTTTATTAGAGACTCATTTAATGACGATTTTTTACTCAAAGCGAAGGAATTCCTAAgagttacaaaaaagaaattaattaacAACTCTTTTGTGGAATGCGGTGCAGCCGGAGCAGGGGGACCAACCGACGTAGATCTACTCAACTGCGTCGATAAAGGTAGGAAGCTGAACCAAAATGATTTAGAAAAATCGATCATTCAAAATTATCTCAATAAGATGAAGAGCTCACTAAAGAATAGCACCTACTTGGAGAAAGCCATTCCCGGGGAAAACCTCGTAGCCGATGTGGCCTATGCCAAGTCCCGCATAAACAGTAATACCAATGCGACACACgagaacaaaataaattttaaccCAGAgctgtataaaaatatctttGAAAAGAACACCAAGTATTGCATGTTCACGAATAAGGGTTCCACCACGTCCACCACCCCCAGTCCCAACATCAAAGAGATGGCGGCTTCGTCCCTTTCCCACCCGATGAAGGGCCTCGAGAAGGCAGAAGAATTCAGTAGACACCATCTCCCCAACAGCggcagcagcagtagcagcaaCTTTGCCTCCATAAACGACTTCAATGttgacatttttaatattgacaaaaatataaaatgtgaagaCATAGAAAAGAAACTGCTAAACCTTTGCGCCAACACcaatttgatgaaaaaaaaaatgatgcaaacTGATAGGCATGAACCCAATCCAGAGAGAAGTGCCTCCCTCAACATGGATTCAAGAACGAATTTTCACTTtaagaaaaacgaacaacCCCCCTTCCAACGAGTCACCTCCTGTGCTGTAGACGGAAATGTGGACTAtgatataaagaaaattaccaGCTCGTCCGAGGTCTGCGGAAATAACAAAGTGCAGGAGTATATTCTCTACCGCAGGAAGAAGCCGAGCAATAGCTCCAGTGCCAGCGGCGAGAAGAGCAGCGCGGGCAACTCCAAGGGGGGAGCAATGGGAACCGCCAGTGCTAAGGGCCCCGGAAATGCAAAGAGCCCCGGCATGGTGAAAAGCGCCAGCAACTCGAAAAGCCCCGGCATGGTGAAAAGCGCCAGCAACTCGAAAAGCCCCGGCATGGTGAAAAGCGCCAGCAACTCGAAAAGCCCCGGCATGGTGAAAAGCGCCAGCAACTCGAAAAGCCCCGGCAATGTTAGAAGTCCCGGAAATTCCAGGAGCCCAGGCAACGCCAAAAGTCCGAGCAATACCAGAAGCCCCAGCAACACAAAGAGTAGCGGCAACGCAAAGAGTACAGGCAATACCAAGAGTAGCGGCAATACTAAGAGCAGCGGAAATACTAAGGCTAGCGGCAATTCCAAAAGCCCCAGCAACTCCAGAAGCACGGCCAATGTGAAGAACGCAAGCAGCACCACCACCAACAACAGCGACGATCGAAGCAGCCAAAGTAACAACGCGGACAAGGCGCACGACGAGTACATGGCGAGCAGAAACAACCCAAGTAAAACGCTCCCGCAAGGAAACaccaacaaaatgaacaccaTCAGTAGCGAAAACATCTTGCAGCACCTGAAGTTGGATGACgtcaaaaattttatcatgAGTGCAGAGAGGAACAAGAATGATAAGCTCCCCCCGGAGGTGAACTGA